A window of Panicum virgatum strain AP13 chromosome 8K, P.virgatum_v5, whole genome shotgun sequence contains these coding sequences:
- the LOC120643777 gene encoding uncharacterized protein LOC120643777 isoform X1, which translates to MTTGGSGSLTNKDDLTKGREDLPELGKPIKGSENKGKGKGKAENQEKRMLPAGVFILTAIAAIEIEHEQGNPKKHIVQLTRADAFPEISITFLTEAPNEPLVQEIKQKVRECEIILSFLETVHQDTVE; encoded by the exons ATGACAACCGGCGGCTCAG GTTCATTAACGAACAAGGATGACCTTACAAAAGGTCGAGAGGATCTCCCAGAGTTAGGTAAACCAATAAAAG GATCAGAAaataaaggaaaaggaaaaggaaaagcagAGAATCAAG AAAAAAGGATGCTGCCCGCTGGTGTATTTATCTTGACTGCCATTGCTGCCATCGAAATTGAGCATGAACAG GGCAATCCTAAAAAACACATTGTGCAGCTGACTCGCGCTGATGCTTTTCCGGAGATATCCATTACTTTTCTTACCGAGGCTCCAAATGAACCACTCGTCCAGGAAATAAAACAGAAG GTGAGAGAATGTGAGATTATTTTGAGCTTCCTTGAGACCGTCCATCAAGACACTGTTGAATGA
- the LOC120646123 gene encoding max-binding protein MNT-like — protein sequence MAYKGKATSDVSFNPADPPDAYSNPSVHSRITEYTEMGRVLHGDTWDPATAPLSGEAIMRAGGGKKHGRYWLTDSVVDTASMPTLSQLWARTTDSTPPIRPRPKTSVASVRTLQAQIEAQLKEERRKREEIESRLEQERKLREEQELRWRQEREAEWQHMQTMFAYIQGLSASVNYQPPPTMPWPPPPLPPPQMPFASIPFLPAGPAITPNQSGEASNEPPDEHSPASKWPAWG from the exons ATGGCTTACAAGGGCAAGGCGACGTCCGACGTTTCCTTCAACCCGGCGGATCCACCCGACGCCTACAGCAACCCCAGCGTCCACAGCCGCATCACTGAGTACACGGAGATGGGAAGGGTGCTCCACGGGGACACATGGGATCCGGCCACGGCGCCACTTTctggagaagccatcatgagggcgggaggagggaagaagcacgGCCGGTACTGGCTCACCGACAGCGTAGTCGACACGGCCAGTATGCCTACTCTCTCGCAGCTTTGGGCAAGGACCACCGACTCAACCCCgcccatacgcccacggcctAAGACTTCAGTGGCCAGTGTGCGCACACTCCAG GCCCAGATAGAGGCTCAGttgaaggaagaaaggaggaagCGGGAGGAGATCGAGTCGAGGTTGGAGCAGGAGCGGAAGTtgagggaggagcaggagcTGAGGTGGCGGCAGGAGCGCGAAGCCGAGTGGCAGCATATGCAGACCATGTTCGCCTACATTCAAGGTCTTAGCGCATCTGTAAACTATCAACCGCCGCCAACGATGCCATGGCCTCCGCCACCTCTACCTCCGCCACAGATGCCCTTTGCAtcgattccttttcttcctgctGGCCCGGCAATCACTCCC AATCAATCTGGGGAGGCATCTAATGAGCCTCCGGACGAGCACTCACCGGCGTCCAAGTGGCCAGCTTGGGGATGA
- the LOC120643777 gene encoding uncharacterized protein LOC120643777 isoform X2 has product MTTGGSGSLTNKDDLTKGREDLPELGSENKGKGKGKAENQEKRMLPAGVFILTAIAAIEIEHEQGNPKKHIVQLTRADAFPEISITFLTEAPNEPLVQEIKQKVRECEIILSFLETVHQDTVE; this is encoded by the exons ATGACAACCGGCGGCTCAG GTTCATTAACGAACAAGGATGACCTTACAAAAGGTCGAGAGGATCTCCCAGAGTTAG GATCAGAAaataaaggaaaaggaaaaggaaaagcagAGAATCAAG AAAAAAGGATGCTGCCCGCTGGTGTATTTATCTTGACTGCCATTGCTGCCATCGAAATTGAGCATGAACAG GGCAATCCTAAAAAACACATTGTGCAGCTGACTCGCGCTGATGCTTTTCCGGAGATATCCATTACTTTTCTTACCGAGGCTCCAAATGAACCACTCGTCCAGGAAATAAAACAGAAG GTGAGAGAATGTGAGATTATTTTGAGCTTCCTTGAGACCGTCCATCAAGACACTGTTGAATGA